The Bacteroidales bacterium genome includes a region encoding these proteins:
- the pssA gene encoding CDP-diacylglycerol--serine O-phosphatidyltransferase: MDKKLTYFTLPNLFTLMNLVSGSFAVFYAFELSPEKLYLASIFVFISVFFDFLDGFVARLTKSFSEIGKNLDSLADLVSFGVAPAVIIFQMLKTAMEIKVFTADLPYTDILILLSPILLVVAGALRLAKFNVDDRQKNYFLGLAIPASAVFFASLPLLDVYDPYKLIILKDWMDAVPFKFVLAIIGLQVYILTNFWLYVISVMFFAVMQLIELPMFSLKFDGLSFKKNIARYIFIILAILLFAIFQCLAIPFIVIIYILFSVGDDIGKLFIKKK; this comes from the coding sequence ATGGATAAAAAATTAACATATTTTACTTTGCCGAATTTGTTCACATTAATGAATTTGGTTTCAGGATCTTTTGCAGTATTTTATGCATTCGAACTTAGTCCGGAGAAATTATATTTAGCTTCAATTTTCGTATTTATTTCTGTTTTTTTTGATTTTTTAGACGGTTTTGTTGCCCGATTAACAAAATCTTTTTCAGAGATAGGGAAAAATCTTGATTCTTTGGCTGATCTTGTCAGTTTTGGAGTTGCGCCTGCCGTTATTATATTTCAAATGTTGAAAACCGCTATGGAAATTAAAGTTTTTACGGCAGATCTACCTTATACAGATATTTTAATTTTATTATCACCGATATTATTGGTTGTTGCAGGTGCATTAAGATTGGCAAAATTCAATGTAGATGATCGTCAAAAAAATTATTTTTTAGGACTGGCAATACCTGCTTCTGCCGTCTTTTTTGCCTCATTGCCGTTGTTAGATGTATATGATCCTTATAAATTAATTATTCTTAAGGATTGGATGGATGCAGTACCTTTTAAATTTGTTCTTGCAATTATCGGTCTCCAAGTATATATTTTAACCAATTTTTGGTTATATGTTATATCTGTCATGTTTTTTGCTGTTATGCAACTAATTGAACTGCCGATGTTCTCTTTAAAGTTTGACGGTTTAAGTTTCAAAAAGAATATAGCAAGATACATCTTTATAATATTAGCAATATTGCTTTTTGCAATATTTCAATGTCTTGCAATACCTTTTATTGTAATAATTTATATATTATTTTCTGTTGGTGATGATATTGGAAAATTGTTTATTAAAAAGAAGTAA
- a CDS encoding PorV/PorQ family protein — protein sequence MPKILILFFLFSFHFSISQVRIYSNEFLSVGIGARALAMSNSVTASVNDASSGYWNPAALSSQVNKYEISAMHSEYFAGIAKFDYVGASYRTNDSAVLGATIIRFGVDNIPNTLELIDENGNVDYSRISMFSVADYAFILSYSKKTKISGLSYGANAKIIYRNLGEFAYAFGFGFDAALSYKKNKWLFGVNIKDITTTFNAWFYNTENLEDVFIETGNEIPQNSIEITAPKLLTGIGRKFNINEKISLLSEIGADISFDGQKHVLISSKAFNLDPHIGIELDYKNLIFFRAGAGNYALITDFDKKSINFQPGIGIGLNIFKLKLDYALTDIGDQSIALYSNIFSLSYSFNSFKKNKRN from the coding sequence ATGCCAAAAATATTAATACTGTTTTTTCTGTTTTCATTTCATTTTTCAATATCTCAGGTAAGAATTTACAGCAATGAATTCTTATCTGTAGGAATAGGTGCAAGAGCATTAGCCATGTCTAACTCCGTTACAGCATCAGTAAATGATGCAAGTTCCGGTTATTGGAATCCGGCAGCATTAAGTTCTCAAGTTAATAAATATGAAATATCAGCAATGCATTCTGAATATTTTGCAGGTATTGCTAAGTTTGATTATGTTGGTGCATCATACAGAACAAATGATTCTGCGGTATTGGGTGCAACAATTATTCGATTCGGTGTTGATAATATACCAAATACACTTGAATTAATTGATGAAAACGGTAATGTTGATTACAGCAGAATAAGCATGTTTTCAGTTGCCGATTACGCCTTTATTCTCTCCTACTCAAAAAAAACAAAGATATCCGGATTATCATACGGTGCAAATGCAAAAATTATATACAGAAATCTGGGAGAATTTGCCTATGCATTCGGATTTGGGTTTGATGCAGCATTAAGTTATAAAAAAAACAAATGGTTGTTTGGTGTCAATATAAAAGATATAACAACAACATTTAATGCTTGGTTTTATAATACCGAAAATTTAGAAGATGTCTTTATCGAAACAGGTAATGAAATTCCGCAAAACAGTATTGAAATTACAGCACCAAAATTACTGACAGGTATCGGCAGAAAGTTTAATATAAATGAAAAAATTAGTTTATTGTCGGAAATTGGTGCAGACATCAGCTTCGACGGACAAAAACATGTTTTAATATCAAGCAAAGCATTTAATCTTGACCCACACATAGGTATTGAATTGGATTATAAAAACTTAATCTTTTTCAGAGCCGGTGCAGGAAATTACGCTTTAATTACCGATTTCGACAAAAAATCAATTAATTTTCAACCCGGCATAGGAATCGGCCTCAATATCTTTAAGCTTAAACTTGATTATGCCCTTACAGATATCGGTGATCAATCAATTGCACTCTATTCAAATATATTTTCTTTAAGTTATTCTTTTAACAGCTTCAAAAAAAATAAAAGAAATTAG
- the bamD gene encoding outer membrane protein assembly factor BamD, which translates to MFKNKLIFILISILVVTLFQSCSFNTSKKIQDPKKKYAKAMDYYEEGKYAKTQILLEDIILSLRMTTEGKDALYKYADSYYHMKDYILAGYYFRKYVEDYPKEQNTEMSQFMSAKCYYLDSPKPKLDQQATLTALQEFELFITKYPESQKISECNEYVDKLRDKLEIKSYENAKLYYDIGYYNAATIAFKNNLRDFPDTKFKEKILYYITLSKYEYAKNSIKSKQAERYEDVIKAYDKLVEKYPESKYIKEVKNVYSESKKNIAKSENKTKQNNI; encoded by the coding sequence ATGTTTAAAAATAAGTTGATTTTCATACTAATAAGTATACTTGTAGTTACTCTTTTTCAGTCATGTAGTTTTAATACATCCAAAAAAATACAAGACCCCAAAAAGAAATATGCTAAAGCCATGGATTATTATGAAGAAGGTAAATATGCAAAAACACAAATATTGCTTGAAGATATCATTCTTTCTTTAAGAATGACTACAGAAGGAAAAGATGCATTATATAAATATGCTGATTCTTATTATCATATGAAAGACTACATTTTGGCCGGATATTATTTCAGAAAATATGTTGAAGATTATCCGAAAGAACAAAATACCGAAATGTCTCAATTTATGAGTGCAAAATGTTATTATTTAGATTCACCTAAACCAAAATTGGATCAACAAGCAACACTAACGGCACTTCAAGAATTTGAATTATTTATCACAAAATATCCCGAAAGCCAAAAAATTAGCGAATGTAATGAATACGTTGATAAACTCAGAGATAAACTTGAAATAAAATCATATGAAAATGCAAAATTGTATTATGATATAGGATATTATAATGCGGCTACAATAGCTTTCAAAAACAATTTAAGAGATTTTCCGGATACAAAATTCAAAGAAAAAATTCTTTATTATATCACACTTTCTAAATATGAATACGCAAAAAACAGTATAAAATCAAAACAAGCTGAAAGATACGAAGATGTGATAAAGGCATATGACAAATTAGTTGAAAAGTATCCTGAATCAAAATACATAAAAGAAGTAAAAAACGTATATTCTGAATCAAAAAAAAATATAGCCAAATCAGAAAATAAAACAAAGCAGAACAACATCTGA
- a CDS encoding DNA-directed RNA polymerase subunit omega, producing MDYKKTNAPDTTITRDFPELEEQTGNIYESITIISKRSKQIQKEIKEELDKKLKEFASYTDNLEEIFENREQIEISKFYERLPKPTLIAIKEFLDEKVYFRNPDEDDE from the coding sequence ATGGATTATAAAAAAACAAATGCACCTGATACAACTATTACAAGAGACTTTCCTGAACTTGAGGAACAAACAGGTAACATATATGAATCTATCACAATTATCAGCAAAAGATCAAAACAAATTCAAAAAGAAATAAAAGAAGAATTGGATAAAAAACTAAAAGAATTTGCCTCATATACTGATAATTTAGAAGAAATATTTGAGAACAGAGAACAAATTGAGATATCAAAATTCTATGAAAGACTTCCTAAACCAACACTAATAGCAATAAAAGAATTCTTAGACGAAAAAGTTTATTTCAGAAATCCCGATGAAGATGATGAATAA
- the coaBC gene encoding bifunctional phosphopantothenoylcysteine decarboxylase/phosphopantothenate--cysteine ligase CoaBC translates to MKGKKIIVGVTGGIAAYKVAILVRLLMKKGAEIQILMTPFSEKFITPLTLATLSKRPVLKMFYNPENGDWNSHVDLGLWADAMIIAPATANTMGKAANGIADNLLLTAYLSAKCPVFWAPAMDLDMFQHPAVQANISKLKSFGNHIIDADTGELASGLEGKGRMAEPEIIVNELEYFFSSKKKLKNFKVLITAGPTYEKIDPVRFIGNRSSGKMGYALAETLAENGAEVKLISGPVSLKPKHKNIKLISVESAEEMFNAAHSIFPKCDIAIFAAAVSDYSAANTSETKLKKKPNDLILKLIPTKDIAAEAGKLKNENQITIGFALETDNEIQNAEKKINTKNFDFIVLNSLRDKGAGFIYDTNKISIIDKYNNIERFELKSKKEAAQDIVNKILELV, encoded by the coding sequence ATGAAGGGGAAAAAAATAATTGTCGGAGTAACCGGAGGAATAGCTGCTTATAAAGTGGCTATTCTTGTAAGACTATTGATGAAAAAAGGAGCGGAAATTCAAATTTTAATGACACCTTTTTCCGAAAAATTCATAACACCCTTAACGCTTGCGACACTTTCTAAAAGACCTGTATTAAAGATGTTTTACAATCCGGAAAACGGTGATTGGAACAGCCATGTCGATTTGGGATTATGGGCAGATGCGATGATAATTGCACCTGCAACTGCTAATACTATGGGCAAAGCAGCAAACGGAATTGCTGATAATTTACTGCTTACAGCATATTTGTCTGCAAAATGTCCTGTATTTTGGGCTCCTGCCATGGATTTGGATATGTTTCAGCATCCGGCAGTTCAAGCAAATATTTCTAAATTAAAATCTTTCGGAAATCACATTATTGATGCTGATACAGGCGAACTTGCCAGCGGCTTGGAAGGCAAAGGCAGAATGGCAGAACCTGAAATCATTGTTAATGAATTGGAATACTTCTTTTCTTCAAAAAAAAAATTAAAAAATTTTAAAGTACTTATTACTGCCGGTCCTACATATGAAAAAATTGATCCTGTAAGATTTATCGGAAACAGATCAAGCGGTAAAATGGGATATGCTTTAGCCGAAACTTTAGCTGAAAACGGTGCAGAAGTTAAATTAATATCCGGGCCTGTTTCGTTAAAACCTAAACATAAAAATATCAAACTAATATCAGTTGAATCAGCAGAAGAAATGTTCAATGCTGCTCATTCAATATTTCCGAAATGTGATATTGCAATTTTTGCAGCGGCAGTTTCTGACTATTCAGCAGCAAACACTTCTGAAACAAAATTGAAAAAGAAACCGAATGACCTGATTTTGAAACTTATACCAACTAAAGATATTGCCGCTGAAGCGGGAAAACTTAAAAATGAAAACCAGATTACAATAGGATTTGCTTTGGAAACTGATAATGAAATTCAAAATGCAGAAAAAAAAATTAATACCAAAAATTTTGATTTCATTGTATTAAATTCTTTAAGAGATAAAGGTGCCGGCTTTATATATGATACAAATAAAATTTCAATTATTGATAAATACAATAATATTGAAAGATTTGAGTTAAAATCAAAGAAAGAAGCAGCACAAGATATTGTAAACAAAATTTTAGAACTAGTATAA
- a CDS encoding DUF4835 family protein, translating to MKKIILLIFIITSSLQIFSQELNCRISLNRSQIQGTNEDMFRTMQQDLYEFMNNRKWTNHVFSNNERIECQIQLTLSSYNGIDKYKGSISVQSTRTIFNTNYKSTLFNYKEDNEFEFTYTEGQALEFNENTHITNLTSVLAFYAYIIIGLDYDSYGMMAGTEFLQKAKQILNNAQSDTDQSWQAFGTNNKKNRFYLIEHMTDTDNSSIRKFYYRYHRLGLDIMHEKMVQGRTEIANSFQLLKKVYNRQADSYFLRILLSTKVDEIVKIFSEAPMQQKTLVYNILKEIDSTNPKIDKIMERQN from the coding sequence ATGAAAAAAATAATTTTATTAATATTTATTATCACTTCTTCACTTCAAATTTTTTCACAAGAATTAAATTGCAGAATCAGTTTAAACAGAAGTCAAATTCAAGGAACAAATGAAGATATGTTTCGTACAATGCAACAAGATTTGTATGAATTCATGAATAACAGGAAATGGACAAATCATGTATTTTCTAATAATGAAAGAATAGAATGTCAAATTCAACTCACTCTGTCAAGTTATAACGGAATTGATAAATATAAAGGGTCTATTTCTGTTCAATCTACCAGAACTATCTTCAACACAAATTATAAATCTACACTGTTTAATTATAAAGAAGATAACGAATTTGAATTTACATATACAGAAGGCCAAGCACTGGAATTTAACGAAAACACGCATATAACAAATCTCACATCTGTATTGGCATTTTATGCATATATCATTATCGGTTTAGATTATGATTCATACGGAATGATGGCAGGAACAGAATTTTTACAAAAAGCAAAGCAAATATTAAATAATGCTCAATCAGATACTGACCAAAGTTGGCAAGCATTCGGAACAAATAATAAAAAAAATCGATTTTATCTTATCGAACATATGACGGATACCGATAATTCATCCATAAGAAAATTTTATTACAGATATCATCGATTAGGATTAGATATAATGCATGAAAAAATGGTACAAGGAAGAACTGAAATTGCAAATTCATTTCAATTATTAAAAAAAGTCTATAACAGACAAGCCGATTCATATTTCTTAAGAATTCTTCTTTCTACAAAAGTTGATGAGATTGTAAAAATATTTTCCGAAGCACCAATGCAACAAAAAACATTGGTATATAATATTTTAAAAGAAATTGACTCTACAAATCCTAAAATTGATAAAATAATGGAACGGCAGAATTAG
- the udk gene encoding uridine kinase, producing MLIIGIAGGTGSGKTTVVKKLIEQLPKGEVAVLSQDSYYKDNSHLQLEERQKINFDHPKSIEFELLIDHLKKLKNGKPIEEPVYSYLTCTREKKTKKIEPKEVVIVEGILILTNEKLRNLFDIKIFVYADDDDRLGRVISRDMSERGRSVEKVLQRYSKSVKPMHLQFIEPSKIYADLIIPQGGHNKVAVEILSTIIKKNLNTI from the coding sequence ATGTTAATAATAGGTATCGCCGGAGGAACCGGGTCAGGAAAAACAACAGTTGTTAAAAAGCTTATTGAACAACTTCCTAAAGGTGAAGTTGCAGTTCTTTCTCAAGATTCATATTATAAAGACAACAGTCATTTACAACTTGAAGAAAGACAGAAAATAAATTTTGATCATCCTAAATCAATCGAATTCGAATTATTGATTGACCACTTAAAAAAGCTTAAAAACGGAAAACCAATTGAAGAACCGGTTTACTCATACCTAACTTGTACAAGAGAAAAAAAGACAAAAAAAATAGAACCTAAAGAGGTTGTAATTGTTGAAGGTATCCTAATTCTTACAAATGAAAAACTAAGAAACCTCTTCGATATTAAAATATTTGTATATGCAGATGATGATGACAGACTCGGAAGAGTTATAAGCAGAGATATGTCAGAACGAGGAAGATCAGTTGAAAAAGTTCTGCAAAGATATTCAAAATCTGTAAAACCTATGCACCTGCAATTTATTGAGCCCTCAAAAATATATGCAGATTTAATAATTCCTCAAGGCGGACATAATAAAGTAGCTGTTGAAATTCTGTCAACCATCATTAAAAAAAACTTGAACACAATATAA
- a CDS encoding 3'-5' exonuclease produces MLKNIKNTNILFIDIETVPICKNINELSEKMKYLWDKKSKYFRTENQDAEDVYERAGIYAEFGKIICISAGYLTKDSFFRIKSFYNDDEKILLTEFKSMLQKAYKGTDKYLCAHNGKEFDYPYIARRMLINGIEIPDILNLAGKKPWEVKHLDTMELWKFGDYKNYTSLELLTEVFNIPTPKDDIDGSMVAKVYWEENDLDRIVNYCEKDVLAVVQLFLRYKNEDLIITENIISVKS; encoded by the coding sequence ATGTTAAAAAACATAAAAAACACCAATATCCTTTTTATAGACATTGAAACAGTACCTATATGCAAAAATATTAATGAGTTATCCGAAAAAATGAAATATTTATGGGATAAAAAATCCAAATATTTCAGAACCGAAAACCAAGATGCCGAAGATGTTTATGAAAGGGCAGGTATTTATGCCGAATTCGGAAAAATAATTTGTATTTCTGCAGGCTATTTAACTAAAGACAGCTTCTTCAGAATAAAATCATTTTACAATGATGATGAAAAAATACTCTTAACTGAATTCAAATCAATGTTGCAAAAAGCATACAAAGGAACAGACAAATACCTGTGTGCTCATAACGGTAAAGAATTTGATTATCCTTATATTGCACGCAGAATGCTTATTAACGGAATTGAAATACCTGACATATTAAATTTGGCAGGAAAAAAACCTTGGGAAGTTAAACATCTTGACACTATGGAATTATGGAAATTCGGTGACTATAAGAATTACACATCATTGGAACTGTTAACGGAAGTATTTAACATTCCAACACCAAAAGATGATATTGACGGCAGTATGGTGGCAAAAGTTTATTGGGAAGAAAATGATCTTGACAGAATTGTAAACTATTGTGAAAAAGACGTACTTGCCGTAGTACAACTTTTTTTAAGGTATAAGAATGAAGACCTGATAATAACTGAAAATATAATTTCCGTTAAATCGTAA
- a CDS encoding bifunctional nuclease family protein yields MKKIRLKIAGLSYSQTRAGAYALILEEEDGKRRLPVIIGTTEAQSIAIQLEGLKPYRPLTHDLFVSMASSFHIEVLEVNIVRLEEGIFYSEIICKREHAKIKIDSRTSDAVAIALRFKAPIFVKESIMTKAGMLFDEDKGKLVENSEDSKSEDTKKKYIDMTDDELNKLMEESVKNEDYETASLIRDELNKRKDNK; encoded by the coding sequence ATGAAAAAAATTCGATTAAAAATAGCCGGATTATCATACAGTCAAACTCGTGCGGGTGCATATGCTTTGATTTTGGAAGAAGAAGACGGTAAAAGAAGATTGCCGGTAATTATAGGAACAACTGAAGCTCAATCAATTGCCATTCAACTCGAAGGGCTTAAACCGTACAGACCATTAACTCATGACCTGTTTGTAAGTATGGCCTCATCTTTTCATATAGAAGTATTAGAAGTTAATATTGTTAGATTAGAAGAAGGTATATTTTATTCAGAAATTATCTGTAAAAGAGAACACGCAAAAATTAAAATTGATTCCCGAACATCTGATGCCGTTGCTATTGCTCTCAGATTTAAAGCTCCAATTTTTGTCAAAGAAAGTATTATGACAAAAGCAGGAATGTTGTTTGATGAAGACAAAGGAAAATTAGTGGAAAATTCAGAAGACAGCAAAAGTGAAGATACGAAAAAAAAATATATTGATATGACAGATGATGAATTAAATAAATTAATGGAAGAATCTGTTAAAAACGAAGACTATGAAACAGCTTCATTAATACGTGATGAATTAAACAAAAGAAAAGATAATAAATAA
- a CDS encoding nucleoside permease, with translation MGIKFRLTIMNFMQFFVWGSWLITFANYWFGTMGWGPTEFGAVFLTLGIASLFMPTITGIIADRWVNAEVVYAVSHILAGAAVASFPFIGDTNTFFWVMLFAMSFYMPTIALTNTIAYNALNLAKLDVVKSFPPIRVWGTIGFIAAMWFTNLTGNKASENQFYISAIASLILGIYSFSLPKCPPQQKVAEKSSFVKLFGLEAFKLFGNYKMTIFFIFSMLLGASLQLTNMYGDRFLDHFKDIPKYADSFVVEYSTIVMSISQISETLFILTIPFFLKRFGIKKVMIFSMIAWVLRFGLFAVGEPEGFGLIFIILSMIIYGMAFDFFNISGSLFIETETDSKMRGSAQGLFMMMTNGFGTMIGALGSGIIIDKFYVSSGGIWDWHNIWIGFAFYSLIVTFLFIFLFKHKHNPDKIKNIKH, from the coding sequence ATGGGAATAAAATTTCGACTGACAATAATGAACTTTATGCAATTTTTCGTATGGGGATCATGGTTGATAACTTTTGCAAACTATTGGTTTGGAACAATGGGTTGGGGGCCAACCGAATTTGGTGCTGTTTTTCTAACCTTGGGAATTGCATCCTTATTTATGCCGACTATAACAGGAATTATTGCAGACCGATGGGTTAATGCAGAAGTAGTTTATGCCGTTTCGCATATTTTAGCCGGTGCTGCAGTAGCAAGTTTTCCTTTTATCGGCGATACAAATACTTTTTTCTGGGTAATGCTGTTTGCCATGAGCTTTTATATGCCCACTATTGCTTTAACAAACACTATTGCATATAATGCTCTAAACTTAGCTAAGCTGGATGTTGTAAAAAGCTTTCCTCCGATACGTGTTTGGGGAACTATCGGTTTTATAGCTGCTATGTGGTTTACTAACTTAACAGGAAACAAAGCAAGTGAAAATCAATTTTACATTTCAGCAATAGCCTCACTTATTTTAGGAATATATTCTTTCAGTTTGCCAAAGTGTCCGCCACAGCAAAAAGTTGCAGAAAAATCTTCTTTTGTAAAATTATTCGGATTAGAAGCTTTTAAATTATTCGGTAATTATAAAATGACTATTTTCTTTATTTTTTCCATGCTATTAGGTGCGTCTTTGCAACTAACAAATATGTACGGTGATCGTTTTCTTGATCATTTTAAAGATATACCTAAATATGCAGATTCATTTGTTGTTGAATATTCAACTATTGTTATGTCAATATCACAAATATCAGAAACCTTATTTATTCTTACAATTCCGTTTTTCTTAAAACGTTTCGGTATAAAAAAAGTTATGATATTTAGTATGATTGCGTGGGTTCTTAGATTTGGATTATTCGCAGTTGGTGAGCCGGAAGGATTTGGTCTTATTTTTATTATACTATCAATGATAATTTACGGTATGGCATTTGATTTTTTCAACATTTCCGGTTCATTATTTATTGAAACAGAAACAGACAGTAAAATGCGTGGTAGTGCTCAAGGACTTTTTATGATGATGACCAACGGTTTCGGAACCATGATTGGTGCATTAGGAAGCGGTATTATTATTGATAAATTTTATGTGTCATCCGGTGGTATATGGGATTGGCATAATATCTGGATTGGCTTTGCATTTTATTCATTAATTGTTACATTTTTATTTATATTCTTATTTAAACATAAACACAATCCTGATAAAATCAAAAATATAAAACATTAA
- the upp gene encoding uracil phosphoribosyltransferase, producing the protein MIKILGEKKSILNKFIAELRDINIQNDSLRFRRNLERIGEIFAYEISKELEYEKKEVTTPLGTTEINIMKDNIVLATVLRAGLPLHQGLLNYFDHAQNAFVGSFRKYHKDNSFEIKSGYLSSPCADDKFLILSDPMLASGSSMLLAYKDLTKESDPKHVHFVTIIAAREGVEYIQENLPESKYTIWIGAMDNELTAKSYIVPGLGDAGDLAYGGKT; encoded by the coding sequence ATGATTAAAATATTAGGAGAAAAGAAATCAATTCTTAATAAGTTCATTGCTGAATTAAGAGATATTAACATTCAAAACGACAGCCTGAGATTTCGCAGAAATTTGGAACGTATAGGAGAAATTTTTGCCTATGAAATCAGCAAAGAACTTGAATATGAAAAAAAAGAAGTAACAACACCTCTGGGAACTACCGAAATAAACATAATGAAAGATAATATCGTTCTGGCAACAGTATTACGTGCAGGTTTGCCGCTTCATCAAGGTTTATTAAATTATTTTGATCATGCCCAAAATGCTTTCGTAGGTTCGTTCAGAAAATATCATAAAGATAATTCTTTTGAAATTAAATCAGGATATCTTTCATCTCCCTGTGCAGATGATAAGTTCTTAATCCTTTCCGACCCTATGCTTGCCAGTGGTTCATCAATGCTGTTGGCATATAAAGACCTAACCAAAGAATCAGATCCTAAACATGTTCATTTTGTTACAATTATTGCAGCGAGAGAAGGTGTTGAATACATTCAAGAAAACCTGCCCGAAAGTAAATATACCATTTGGATAGGTGCTATGGATAATGAACTTACTGCAAAGTCTTATATTGTACCGGGTTTAGGCGATGCAGGAGATCTCGCATATGGAGGAAAAACCTGA
- a CDS encoding SRPBCC domain-containing protein, which translates to MQNTERIELEYSINTIPKILYYRLSNPSGLEEWFANKVNLKNGIYTFKWDHSEQKAELLEKKNGEYIRFKWLGSEEDTFFEFSVHKQELTGDVALHITDYAEPDEKEDIIEMWNEQVEGLKHTLGV; encoded by the coding sequence ATGCAGAATACAGAAAGAATTGAATTAGAATATTCAATAAATACTATTCCGAAGATTTTATATTACAGACTAAGTAATCCGTCCGGTTTAGAAGAATGGTTTGCAAATAAAGTTAATTTAAAAAACGGAATTTACACCTTCAAATGGGATCACTCTGAACAAAAAGCTGAACTTCTGGAAAAGAAAAACGGCGAATATATCAGGTTCAAATGGTTAGGATCTGAAGAAGATACTTTTTTTGAATTTTCTGTACATAAACAAGAACTTACAGGAGATGTTGCCCTTCATATAACAGACTATGCAGAGCCTGATGAAAAAGAAGATATTATTGAAATGTGGAATGAACAAGTTGAAGGATTGAAACATACCCTGGGAGTTTAA
- a CDS encoding YbjQ family protein has protein sequence MIVITSETIAGKEIIESLGIARGSTVRARHIGRDIFAGLKNIVGGEISEYTKLLADSREEAIQRLIKDAESMGADAVINVRFTTSAVSQGAAEILAFGTAVKIK, from the coding sequence ATTATCGTCATAACAAGTGAAACAATTGCAGGAAAAGAAATTATTGAATCATTAGGAATTGCAAGAGGAAGCACAGTAAGAGCAAGGCATATCGGAAGAGATATTTTTGCCGGTTTAAAAAATATTGTCGGCGGAGAAATCAGTGAATATACAAAGTTGCTTGCAGATTCAAGAGAAGAAGCTATTCAACGATTAATTAAAGATGCTGAATCAATGGGTGCAGATGCCGTAATTAATGTCAGATTTACAACTTCTGCAGTCTCTCAAGGTGCAGCAGAGATATTAGCATTCGGAACTGCTGTTAAAATTAAGTAA